The sequence below is a genomic window from Corythoichthys intestinalis isolate RoL2023-P3 chromosome 4, ASM3026506v1, whole genome shotgun sequence.
agcgggacaaagaatgactgctagggggcgctacatagtgtatttggaatttgtctttacacggtatcaaagatgtcacctgtcttgacctgcctgccgattttggtgcattttgaagcattctaaactgatcaaattgagctcaaagggactgcggaacaaagaataactataataataataataaaaccgaggaaccataaTAGGTTacctaagaaaaaaaacattatcacatgcatatccatactgttcagttatggatgtgttctaagtcaaatagaaTCAAATCAACTATAATTTGTTTAgactaaatcacaacaacagttatctcaaggagaaaacaaaaatgttttaaggtgcaatagccctacgctggatttcgacctacttgagcattgtagctttttgttttttgcccccccccccccaggtaagactaatgcccacccacgccTGGCATCCGGGTAAGACCActgattttaattaaaaacctgatccttttcacacGATTTGGATCctttgaaaaatggcgcgatacgcccgatttccgatcacgtgatctgatcgggacatccctaatctcAACATATTGGTACATTATTAGTTCTCTGGACAATTGTTACTCGTCTGACGGCAgattttttgtgttgtttgtttaGTATAGATACTGTTCCTTTGTCTCTCTTAATTCTCGAAGTTGGACATCTGATAGCAGTGAGAATTAAACTGTAATCATATCACATGAGAAGTCATACTTTGTCACGGATAGAAAAAGACTCAACATGCACCTATTTCATGTTAAAGCAATGGtctagaaaatgacattgtcatTAATTAAGGTCTTGGAATAACCTTAAAATCCCCGAATGCATGATAAATATGCAAATTTATGACGTGTACACCCAAGACTGCCCCTGATGTAATGTAGGGTGAGAAAAGCGCATGAACAGAAAAGAAAAGCGAGTCTGTTGCGCGCGTTTGGTGCGCCGACGCATCAGGTGTGCACTTGGAGACTCATTTTTCGACGGCTGATTAATGCGCCAAAGATATCTAGAAGCTTTCAATATCATCCATATAGCAATGCAATTTGGGAGACTACGTCGCGGAATTTCTTAAAAGCCCAATCTATCGTCACGACTCGTGAATATCTTCTTGAGGGGGCTCCATTGACGCACAGCGCTGGACAGCTTCTATTCGAGCAAAATACGAAACAAGGGCACCACTAAGACGCTCAAATCGATTTGCCTGGCAATCTTCCAAGTTTAGAAGTAAATATGAATCTTACGGAATCGCTGTGGTTTCTAGAAGAGTCATGGAAGCTCAACCGAACAGAGGAGGAGGAACTTATTTTCGGGATCGGCACGGATAATTTCATCACGTTAGTGGTGTTTTGTCTCATCTTCGTGCTCGGTGTACTTGGTAACTCCATGGTGATCACAGTCCTGGCCCGGAGCAAACCGGGGAAACCACGCAGCACCACAAATATCTTCATCCTGAACCTGAGCATCGCGGACCTGTCCTACCTTATCTTCTGCGTCCCTTTCCAGTCTACCGTCTACATGATGCCCACTTGGGTCCTGGGCGCATTCATTTGTAAATTTATCCACTATTTCTTCACGGTGTCCATGTTGGTCAGCATCTTCACTCTCTCGGCAATGTCCGTGGACAGATACGTAGCCATCGTGCACGCTAGAAAGTCCTCCACTATAAGGGTTGCCAAACATGCTTTCATCGGCGTGGTGGTCATTTGGATTCTCTCTTTGGCCATGGCAGCGCCCATCATGTATTACCAGAATATCTTTCACGGGGGAGAAAATCTAACATTTTGCTGGGAAGTGTGGCCCGACCCAaaccagaaaaaaatatatgtggtTTGCACCTTTGTTTTTGGCTACATTTTGCCCTTGCTGCTCATCACTTTTTGCTATTCAAAGGTAAGCAAATTCATATTTTTGTGGACATTGCTGGAAAATGTCATATATCTTACTTATGTTACTTGTATATCGTTGATTGCAGGTTTTAAAACACTTGCACAAAAAGCTGAGAAATATGTCCAAAAAGTCTGAGGCATCAAAGAAAAAGGTATGTGTTAAGAAACAAGTGATTTTTCCTCATTGAGAGGGAGTGTTTCAATGTCACTGAGTTAAAATGTATGAACAGAATATTTATGATAATAACCTTGTTCACTTATCCCACACTTCAATTAATGATGCTATTTGGTGCCGTCATTCATTCTAATTATTTACATCAGCATACACACACATCACACATATATAGAAGGATCCTATATGAAATGACATGGAGACAGGATCTATCTGTGTGTCCTTTGGTCAGTTGAGCAGCACAATTTGATAACTGCTTTGTGATAAGCACTGATGTGTGGGCAAcaatcagctttttttttttttttttttttaaagtgaacaCGTCCAAACAAATTTAGATGTTTTTACAGTTAAACCAACTCTACATTTTTGTGGAAAAACAGAAATTCTAAAGTGTATATGCAATCTTTTGGGGAACGAGCTATATTCTGCTCCGTGTTTACCAACCCTTATTAAAATGAGAGCTATTTCACGTGTAATGATTAATGCACAGAGCTAACCATTTGATGACACATCTGCTCTGCTTGGGCCGGCATTAGCCAAGTACAGACTCAAATGCTTCAAACCCACTGAAGCTCCTCAGGCTTTGGGGTGTAAGGTCTCCTGGCATCCTGGCACCATTacacatttaacattttattcatttatcttcTGTTCTGTGCTGCTCAACCTCACGAGAGTCGGAGGGGTGCTGGAGCTCGTTCCAGCTAAGTATGAGCAGTTGGCAGGGTACATCCTGAATTAGTTGTCAGCCATCTGTAGGGTACAAAGAGACAAACAACAGCTCACACACAAACTCATACCAGCGGACAATTTGAAGTGTTCTATCAGCCTACCAGGCATGTTTTGGTGATGTTGGAGGAAACCGGATAACCGAAGAAAAACGCAGGCACGTGGAGAacgtgcaaactccacacaggaaggccagagcctggggttaaacccttgatctcagaaaggACGCGCTAACCACTTGTCCGCCATGCCACCTACATTTAACATTTATTCCATATGTAAATCTCTGCAAGTGGTAACATTTTCAAATATCCACATTCCAAAGATGTCTCGAAGTGTCATTTTTCTATATATCCACAACATTCTAGCCATCCCCATGTCGTCCTTTGGGAAATCAAAATCCTACCAGGCTTGATTGTGATAGCTGTACCTGAAAGAGAATATTAGTTTTTACTGTACATACCAAGACATGAGCCATGAACT
It includes:
- the galr1a gene encoding galanin receptor type 1, translated to MNLTESLWFLEESWKLNRTEEEELIFGIGTDNFITLVVFCLIFVLGVLGNSMVITVLARSKPGKPRSTTNIFILNLSIADLSYLIFCVPFQSTVYMMPTWVLGAFICKFIHYFFTVSMLVSIFTLSAMSVDRYVAIVHARKSSTIRVAKHAFIGVVVIWILSLAMAAPIMYYQNIFHGGENLTFCWEVWPDPNQKKIYVVCTFVFGYILPLLLITFCYSKVLKHLHKKLRNMSKKSEASKKKTAQTVLVVVVVFCLSWLPHHVVHLWAEFGTFPLNQASFVLRIAAHCLAYSNSSVNPVIYAFLSENFRKAYKQVFKCQIGTEDVLLNEIKEIRSKPDTPPSTNCTNV